The Pseudomonas sp. SCA2728.1_7 DNA segment TTCAGCGGTCTCGGGGAACGCCACCGCATCCGGATAATTGCCCAGCGCACCTTCGCGCAACGCCAGCCAGTCCGGCAGGCTCTGGCCCCGCGCATGCAGCAAGCGGTCATGGGCATCGACGCTGTACAACGCGTGTGCAGGCAATCGCGAGGCCGGCACCCGGGCCAATGCGGATTCCAGCGTGGCATCGGGCAGCGCTCGCCCCTCGCCCAGTCGTTCATGAAGAAACTCCGCGCCCTGGGCCGGCAGTTCGACCACCGTGGTTGCATCTCCCCAGCCGTTCCAGCGTCGCATGCGTGTGTCCTTCTAACCGTCAGATCAGTGATATTTCAGGCCCCCATACTAGCCAGCGGCCGCAAAGTGTCACGGTCGCATCCGGCCAGTTCGTGTAGCCAATTGAGTCAAACGTCGCGCAAGCGTCAGCCATTTACTTTAGTCGGGGTTTCAAATTACCTTTCAGGCTATTCGTCCGCCTCCGCTGCCGTTGATCAAAGGAATGGGATCATGCAATCGCTTGGCTTCACTTCAGTTCCGCCAATGCTCAAGTACCTGCGCCATGCCGAACAACTGGGTATGGATATCGAGCCTGCGTTGGCGGCGGCGGGTTTGCAGGCGCAGCAGTTGAGCGACAACACCCTGCGTTTGCCCGGTGAGGCGCATGAACGCTTGCTGGAGTATTTTTGCGAACACTCGGGCGATCCGTTGTTCGGGCTCAACGCGGCGAATTTCGTCCTGCCCAATTCGTGGAGCGTGCTTGGTTACATCACCATGAACTGCGCGACGCTGGGCGATGCGATGAGCCGAATCATGCCGTTCGAGAAACTGGTGGGGGACATGGGCGTGAGCCGCGCCGAGGTGCAGGACGGCCATGTGCATCTGATCTGGACCTGCCGTTATCAGCGTCCGCGAATCCGCCGGCATCTGGTGGAAAACGTGCTGGGGTCGTGGCTGCAATATGCACGCTGGATCGCCGATACGCAGATGTCGCCGGCCGGGGTCTGGCTGGAACATTCGTGCCCGGCAGAGGCCACGCCGGCGCAGTACGAAGCGTTTTTCGATTGCCCGGTGTTGTTCGATCAGCCGTATTCGGCGCTGGTCGTGCCGCTGGCGTATTTGCAGCTGCCGTTGCGTCAGGCGGATGCGCAATTGCTGCGGACGCTGGAAGAACACGCGATGGGATTGATGGCGACGCTGGAGGATGCGTCGCTGGAGCAGCAGGTGAAGAACATCCTGCGGCAGTTGCTCAAGGAAGGTCTGCCGCGCAAGGAGCAAGTC contains these protein-coding regions:
- a CDS encoding AraC family transcriptional regulator, with the translated sequence MQSLGFTSVPPMLKYLRHAEQLGMDIEPALAAAGLQAQQLSDNTLRLPGEAHERLLEYFCEHSGDPLFGLNAANFVLPNSWSVLGYITMNCATLGDAMSRIMPFEKLVGDMGVSRAEVQDGHVHLIWTCRYQRPRIRRHLVENVLGSWLQYARWIADTQMSPAGVWLEHSCPAEATPAQYEAFFDCPVLFDQPYSALVVPLAYLQLPLRQADAQLLRTLEEHAMGLMATLEDASLEQQVKNILRQLLKEGLPRKEQVAEQLSVSVRTLQRQLHQAGTSYQQILDDLRQELAEHYLLNSTLPIQDIAQYLGFTEPRSFHRTFKSRRGMPPGEFRQMHRG